A genomic window from Microvirga mediterraneensis includes:
- a CDS encoding bifunctional enoyl-CoA hydratase/phosphate acetyltransferase, giving the protein MTVSPPAGEPVDTLSNRTFDEIAIGDTTAVERTLTAEDIRAFSLLSGASDPFRQDATKATAAFLQGMVAHGMWAGALLSAVVGTRLPGPGTTYLGETLRFLSPVQAGDTLTLKVEVAARDPITRQIQLRCDCTNQNGDRVIEGSVDVIAPAEKVIWTRTALPEVRLTIQSSGMKQLLDHARPLGAVKVAVVHPCDEVSLSSAVEARTAGLIDPVLVAPRARLESIARTAGLDISGMMIEDVPHSHGAAQRAGQLASSGAVEALMKGSLHTDELMAAVVASGSGLRTKRRVTHCFVIQTPAYPRPFIVTDAAVNIAPSLPEKVDIVQNAIDLAQVLGVKQPRVAILAAVETVSPRMQATLDAAALCKMADRGQITGGVVDGPLAFDIAVSAAAAKIKGIVSPVAGQADILVVPDLESGNMLAKQLEYIGNADSAGIALGAKVPIILPSRADARATRLASCAIAVLLAHHYRASPP; this is encoded by the coding sequence ATGACTGTCTCACCTCCTGCCGGCGAACCTGTCGACACGCTGAGCAACAGGACGTTCGATGAAATTGCGATCGGCGATACCACCGCTGTCGAGCGCACCCTGACCGCCGAAGACATTCGGGCTTTTTCCCTGCTTTCCGGCGCCTCCGACCCGTTCCGGCAGGACGCGACTAAAGCGACCGCCGCGTTCCTCCAGGGCATGGTTGCCCACGGCATGTGGGCCGGCGCCCTCCTGTCTGCCGTCGTGGGAACGCGCCTGCCAGGACCGGGAACGACCTACCTTGGAGAGACGCTTCGGTTTCTCTCACCAGTCCAAGCCGGCGACACGCTGACCCTCAAAGTCGAGGTGGCGGCACGTGATCCGATCACACGGCAAATTCAACTACGCTGTGACTGCACGAATCAGAATGGCGATCGCGTGATCGAAGGCTCGGTCGATGTCATCGCCCCGGCGGAGAAGGTAATCTGGACCCGCACGGCTCTACCCGAGGTGAGGCTCACCATTCAGAGTTCGGGCATGAAACAACTTCTGGATCACGCCCGTCCCCTGGGGGCCGTTAAGGTTGCGGTGGTTCATCCCTGCGATGAAGTCAGCCTCTCCTCAGCCGTCGAGGCCCGCACCGCCGGTCTGATCGATCCAGTCCTCGTGGCTCCGCGGGCTCGCCTTGAGAGCATTGCCAGAACCGCAGGACTAGATATCTCCGGCATGATGATCGAGGATGTGCCGCATAGTCATGGGGCGGCGCAGCGGGCGGGTCAGTTGGCCTCCTCCGGCGCCGTCGAGGCCCTCATGAAGGGGAGCCTTCACACCGACGAGCTGATGGCAGCCGTAGTAGCGTCAGGCAGCGGCCTGCGAACTAAGCGGCGCGTGACCCATTGCTTCGTCATCCAGACGCCAGCCTATCCGCGCCCATTCATTGTCACCGATGCCGCCGTCAACATCGCGCCATCGCTGCCTGAAAAGGTTGATATTGTCCAGAACGCCATCGATTTGGCGCAGGTTCTCGGCGTGAAGCAGCCGCGCGTTGCTATCCTGGCCGCTGTGGAGACTGTCTCCCCACGCATGCAGGCGACGCTCGATGCCGCGGCCTTGTGCAAGATGGCGGATCGCGGTCAGATCACGGGGGGCGTAGTGGACGGCCCGCTGGCTTTCGACATTGCAGTTTCCGCCGCTGCCGCAAAGATCAAGGGCATCGTCTCGCCTGTAGCCGGCCAAGCCGACATCCTGGTCGTGCCCGATCTCGAAAGCGGCAACATGCTCGCCAAACAGCTCGAATATATAGGAAATGCCGACTCGGCCGGCATCGCTCTCGGCGCCAAGGTGCCGATCATACTACCCAGCAGGGCCGATGCCCGCGCCACCCGCCTCGCCTCCTGCGCCATCGCGGTACTGCTGGCCCATCATTATCGAGCGAGCCCTCCATGA
- a CDS encoding acetate/propionate family kinase, translated as MSDLILVLNCGSSSIKFALFDGGRVRFNRMPLWNGKVNGITGPCPTFDETGIAPSPIALDPSAPYHEALTHIAKRVQARRGDHRIRAIAHRVVHGGSRYFQPTLVNAEVLADLRSFIPLAPLHQPFALEAIERLLEERPELPQVACFDTGFHHTLPRVEQMLPISWEAWERGIRRYGFHGLSYEYQSIALADRYGDRARGRTIVAHLGSGASLCGMRDLRSVATTMGFSALDGLMMGTRTGALDPGALLYLMEIEKIPLHDVGQLLYHKSGLLGLSGISSDPRVLLDREATEPRARDALALYVRRIVRELGAMTAALGGLDLLAFTAGVGEHNTILRERICQDLSFMGIELDPEANSSHGAVISTQQSSILIAVEPTNEEWIAALRANDLIGNPDVAGIGNPSQDA; from the coding sequence ATGAGCGACCTGATCCTCGTCCTCAACTGCGGCTCGTCGAGCATCAAGTTCGCGCTGTTCGACGGCGGCCGGGTCCGATTCAATCGCATGCCACTATGGAATGGCAAGGTGAACGGCATCACCGGCCCGTGCCCAACCTTTGACGAGACTGGAATTGCCCCCTCCCCGATCGCGCTCGATCCGTCCGCACCCTACCATGAGGCCCTGACCCACATCGCCAAGCGAGTCCAAGCCCGTCGCGGCGATCACAGGATCCGGGCCATCGCGCACCGTGTCGTCCATGGCGGAAGCCGCTACTTCCAGCCGACGCTCGTGAATGCCGAGGTTTTGGCGGACCTGCGCAGCTTCATTCCCCTGGCCCCACTGCATCAGCCGTTCGCCCTGGAAGCCATCGAGCGGCTCTTAGAGGAACGGCCCGAGCTTCCGCAGGTCGCCTGTTTTGATACGGGCTTCCACCACACGCTACCCCGAGTCGAACAGATGCTGCCGATCTCCTGGGAGGCTTGGGAACGCGGGATCCGCCGCTACGGCTTCCACGGCCTGTCCTACGAGTACCAGTCGATAGCCTTGGCCGATCGCTACGGTGACCGCGCCAGGGGGCGGACCATTGTCGCTCATCTCGGAAGCGGCGCGAGCCTCTGCGGCATGCGTGACCTCAGGAGCGTGGCGACCACAATGGGCTTTTCCGCCCTCGATGGCCTTATGATGGGCACCCGCACGGGCGCCCTCGATCCCGGCGCCTTGCTGTACCTAATGGAAATTGAGAAGATCCCGCTTCACGACGTCGGGCAACTCCTCTACCACAAGTCCGGCCTGCTCGGACTGTCCGGGATTTCCTCTGACCCTCGTGTCCTGCTCGACCGGGAGGCTACGGAGCCCCGCGCCCGCGACGCCCTCGCCCTCTATGTCCGCCGCATTGTGCGGGAACTCGGCGCGATGACCGCAGCCCTCGGCGGGCTCGACCTGCTTGCCTTCACGGCGGGCGTTGGCGAGCACAATACGATTTTACGCGAGCGCATCTGCCAGGATCTGAGCTTTATGGGGATCGAGCTTGATCCCGAAGCTAACAGCTCTCATGGTGCGGTGATCTCTACCCAGCAGAGTTCGATCTTGATCGCGGTCGAGCCGACAAACGAGGAATGGATCGCAGCCCTGCGGGCCAATGATCTGATTGGGAATCCAGATGTCGCGGGGATCGGTAACCCTTCGCAGGATGCCTGA
- the istA gene encoding IS21 family transposase gives MPGRHITDCQMRLYMKLRHTDTTPLAAAKAGFSPSTGYRIDKDPRLPSQKKAPRGRRRPDPLQAVWDSEIVPLLQAAPSLRPVALFEEIIRRHPELGTGIRRTLERRVRAWRALHGPEQEVIFRQVHEPGRMGLSDFTDMADLAITIAGQPLDHRLYHFRLAYSGFEHAHVVLGGESYVALAEGLQNALWALGGAPREHRSDSLSAAFRNLDRDAREDLTRRYDALCTHYGMEPSRNNTGVAHENGAIESVHGHLKKVIEDALLLRGARDFADLGAYRRFIDEVVGRRNARNTPRIEVERAVLQELPDRRTADYEDAIVTVTSTSGFVLRKVFYSVPSRLIGHRLRVRLFDDRLEVYLGGTHQFTLPRGRAHPDGKHGHVVDYRHVIHSLRRKPMALMGLVYRDQLFPRQAYTRAFEAMMGQLPVRTACRTMVDLLALAHERACEAELAERLDEDLKASRLPDLKSLRALFSPDAGAVPDIVVSHVPLSAYEELARVHQGEVA, from the coding sequence TTGCCCGGCCGCCACATCACCGACTGCCAGATGAGACTCTACATGAAGCTTCGTCACACCGACACCACTCCGCTCGCCGCCGCCAAGGCCGGCTTCAGCCCCTCCACCGGCTATCGCATCGACAAGGACCCGCGTCTGCCCTCGCAGAAGAAGGCCCCACGCGGGCGCCGGCGCCCCGATCCGCTTCAGGCCGTCTGGGACAGCGAGATCGTCCCGCTGCTGCAAGCCGCCCCGAGCCTGCGCCCCGTGGCTCTCTTCGAGGAGATCATCCGCCGTCATCCCGAGCTCGGCACCGGCATCCGCCGCACCCTCGAGCGCCGCGTCCGCGCCTGGCGCGCCCTGCACGGCCCCGAGCAGGAGGTCATCTTCCGCCAGGTGCACGAGCCCGGACGCATGGGGCTGTCCGACTTCACCGACATGGCTGATCTGGCCATCACCATCGCCGGCCAGCCGCTCGATCACCGGCTCTATCACTTCCGGCTCGCCTATTCCGGCTTCGAGCATGCCCATGTGGTGCTCGGCGGCGAGAGCTATGTCGCTCTCGCCGAGGGGCTGCAGAACGCCCTCTGGGCCTTGGGTGGTGCTCCGCGCGAACACCGCAGCGACAGCCTCTCGGCTGCCTTCCGCAACCTCGATCGCGACGCCCGCGAGGACCTGACCCGGCGCTATGATGCCCTGTGCACCCATTACGGCATGGAGCCGAGCCGCAACAATACGGGCGTTGCCCACGAGAATGGCGCCATCGAGAGCGTGCATGGACACCTCAAAAAGGTGATCGAGGATGCCCTGCTGCTGCGCGGCGCGCGCGACTTCGCCGATCTTGGGGCCTACCGCCGCTTCATCGACGAGGTGGTCGGGCGCCGCAATGCCCGTAATACCCCGCGCATTGAGGTGGAACGCGCGGTCCTCCAGGAGCTGCCGGACCGGCGCACCGCCGATTACGAGGATGCCATCGTCACCGTGACCTCGACCAGCGGCTTCGTCCTGCGCAAGGTGTTCTACAGCGTGCCCTCGCGCCTGATCGGCCACCGACTGCGCGTGCGGCTCTTTGATGATCGCCTCGAGGTCTATCTCGGCGGCACGCATCAGTTCACGCTGCCGCGCGGGCGGGCTCATCCCGACGGCAAACACGGGCATGTAGTCGATTACCGGCACGTGATCCACTCGCTCAGACGCAAGCCCATGGCCCTGATGGGGCTGGTCTACCGCGACCAGCTGTTTCCCCGGCAAGCCTATACCCGCGCGTTTGAGGCGATGATGGGCCAGCTTCCCGTCCGGACCGCCTGCCGCACCATGGTCGACCTGCTCGCCTTGGCGCACGAGCGCGCCTGCGAGGCCGAACTCGCCGAGCGCCTCGACGAAGATCTGAAGGCCAGCCGGCTGCCGGATCTCAAGAGCTTGCGCGCCCTCTTCAGTCCGGATGCCGGTGCCGTGCCCGACATTGTGGTCTCTC
- a CDS encoding TetR/AcrR family transcriptional regulator produces the protein MPSSKKTHQQAGSTQERILTAAAIRFSMHSYEQVGLRDIAADVGVDVALVHRAFGSKEQLFAATLKQAFQGQTLLTAGDRPLGEYLADKLLKEPTEKRVAQADPLQMLIRSVAHPQAGSILRRHLQDNFLNPMSALLSDPADQRAALAAGCMLGIGMMRHILQIEVLQDGQQEALSSLIARIMDSCLGEMDPARAVDLVRPVRHSGPRAGPLPRVSGRKEPKKGSSSEQSGKGQGKSRARSRTRQ, from the coding sequence ATGCCGTCATCGAAAAAAACTCACCAACAGGCCGGGTCGACCCAGGAGCGGATCCTCACTGCCGCCGCCATCCGGTTCTCGATGCATTCTTATGAGCAGGTCGGCCTACGCGATATTGCTGCCGACGTTGGCGTAGATGTCGCGCTGGTGCACCGGGCATTTGGTTCAAAAGAGCAGCTCTTCGCGGCGACACTCAAGCAGGCATTTCAAGGGCAGACCCTATTGACTGCCGGAGACCGACCGCTGGGAGAATATCTGGCGGATAAACTTCTTAAGGAGCCCACGGAGAAGAGAGTAGCGCAAGCAGATCCTCTACAGATGCTTATCCGCTCGGTCGCTCACCCTCAGGCCGGATCGATCCTACGCCGGCACCTGCAGGACAATTTTCTTAACCCGATGTCGGCCCTCCTCAGTGATCCTGCAGACCAACGGGCGGCTCTGGCAGCCGGGTGCATGCTCGGCATCGGCATGATGCGGCACATCCTGCAGATCGAGGTACTCCAGGATGGGCAGCAGGAGGCCCTGTCTTCGTTGATTGCCCGGATCATGGACAGCTGCCTTGGAGAGATGGACCCGGCAAGAGCCGTCGACTTGGTACGACCGGTTCGCCATTCGGGTCCACGAGCCGGTCCGCTCCCCAGAGTGAGCGGTAGAAAGGAGCCGAAGAAGGGCAGTTCAAGCGAGCAATCCGGTAAAGGACAAGGAAAATCCCGGGCGAGGAGTAGGACCCGGCAATGA
- a CDS encoding CreA family protein, which translates to MHQVLAAKALAVAGAISLPAHAEVVGKVRTDWVGNDIVVEAIQDPKVQGVTCHLTYFERSLIDRLQQGNWFEDPSNSAISCQTTGPVTVGDIDLDRSGEEVFNEGRSLIFKKLVVNRIYDRQNNTLIYLAHTRQVQQGSAKMAISTVPLYSVQATWIKGRPQ; encoded by the coding sequence ATGCACCAGGTTTTAGCCGCAAAAGCTCTTGCTGTAGCTGGCGCCATCAGTCTCCCGGCCCATGCCGAAGTCGTTGGGAAGGTCAGGACGGACTGGGTCGGCAACGACATCGTCGTGGAAGCGATTCAGGATCCCAAGGTCCAGGGTGTGACCTGCCACCTGACCTACTTCGAGCGCAGCCTCATCGACCGACTGCAGCAGGGAAACTGGTTCGAGGATCCCTCGAACTCGGCCATTTCCTGTCAGACCACCGGACCGGTCACCGTAGGCGACATCGACCTCGACCGCAGCGGCGAGGAGGTGTTCAACGAGGGACGGAGCCTCATCTTCAAGAAGTTGGTCGTCAACCGCATCTATGACCGCCAGAACAATACCCTGATCTATCTCGCCCATACCCGGCAAGTGCAGCAAGGCAGCGCCAAAATGGCGATCTCGACCGTGCCACTCTATAGTGTGCAGGCAACTTGGATCAAGGGACGCCCACAGTAG